Genomic DNA from Deltaproteobacteria bacterium:
AGCGTGTTTGCCACACCACTTTTCAGAAATACGCACACCATCCCAGAATTCTGCCGCAACTGCACTCACCTGCTCACTTGCAGCGGCGGTTGTGCTGCCCGCCGAATCTTGAGAAAACGACCGCACGACCCTGATGAATACTGTCCAATACTGCGAGGGAAAAAGATCCGTTTACAGGGTCAGCTCTCGAGTGCAAAGAGGCCGCTGCGTACCGGGAGCATCTGTACGACCATCGTAAGGGGAGCGTGATGGCTACGGCCAACAAATACCTGGACTTGCACCTGCCAAAGTGCCTTTACATCGAAATCACCAATCGCTGCAATCTGCGCTGCCGAAGCTGCATTCTCTACCGAGGGGGCTGGGAGCCGCACCGGGATATGTCGCTCGAGGAGTTCCAGGGGGTGATAGGGCAGTTGCCAAATCTGCAGCGTGCCGTGCTGCATGGCATTGGCGAGCCCCTGCTCAATCCACAGCTGCCACTTATGATCCGCGCTTTGAAAGAGCGTCAGGTATTTGTTCTTTTCAACAGCAATGCCATCCTGCTCAACAACAGGCGCCAGGAAGAACTCATAGAAGCAGGCCTGGACGAGCTTCGCATCTCTCTAGATGCTGCCACCTCCAGAGGCTATCAGAACGTGCGCCAGAGTGACAAGTTCGAAGCCATCGTGGACAATATTGCCGCCTTCAGCAAACGACTGGCTGCGAGCAGGTCGCCAAGGCCTAAATTGTCTCTCTGGTTCTTGGCAACGAGGGAGAATGTCAGAGAACTTCCTGATTTCATTGAACTGGCATCTTCTCTGGGTATTGCGCAGGTATACCTGCAGAGGCTGGTCCATTTTCTCGACAACGATGGCTATGGACTGGCCAGATCTGAAAATGCCCTCAAAAATGCTGATGAGGGTATCACAGCATTGATAACAAGAAGTATGGTGAGAGCCAGAGAATTAGGGATACAGTTCAGTGCTTCTGGACTCACTGACCCACTGCAAAGTTTGCAACCTGAATGCAGGTCTGCAAAACCATGGCAGAACTGCCTGCGCCCCTGGCAGGTGCTCTATGTCACTGCACACGGTAATGTGCTGCCATGCTGCATCTCTCCTTTTTCCACAGTTGATTACCAGGCCATTATCCTGGGAAATGTATTCAAGAACAGGGTGAGAGATGTCTGGTTCGGGCCCAAGTATCAGCAATTCAGACAGGCAATTATACTGATCACCTGTCTCCGGCTGGCTACAACAGTCAGAATGAGAGTGGCGGCAAAGTGTGGCACCATTTTTATCAATACCATACCGGCAATGATCATCACCCTGCCACGAGTGAACAGACTGTAAGAATCTAGAACCTCAAATCAGGAGGAATGCCTCATGCAAAGGTTTCTTGCTGTT
This window encodes:
- a CDS encoding radical SAM protein translates to MATANKYLDLHLPKCLYIEITNRCNLRCRSCILYRGGWEPHRDMSLEEFQGVIGQLPNLQRAVLHGIGEPLLNPQLPLMIRALKERQVFVLFNSNAILLNNRRQEELIEAGLDELRISLDAATSRGYQNVRQSDKFEAIVDNIAAFSKRLAASRSPRPKLSLWFLATRENVRELPDFIELASSLGIAQVYLQRLVHFLDNDGYGLARSENALKNADEGITALITRSMVRARELGIQFSASGLTDPLQSLQPECRSAKPWQNCLRPWQVLYVTAHGNVLPCCISPFSTVDYQAIILGNVFKNRVRDVWFGPKYQQFRQAIILITCLRLATTVRMRVAAKCGTIFINTIPAMIITLPRVNRL